Genomic window (Chitinophaga parva):
TGGGTTTGGAAATGGTTAACCGGAAATTGCCCTGCCGGTGCGTTATTCTTTTTTAAGTTTTTTTTAACAATTCCCCCTGAACCGTTGAAATTATCTCCAAGATAAATTGGGTCGGTTTAACGCATTGAAAACGAGCCCGCTAGGGTCACAAAAAATGGCCGCTGCTAATCACCGGTCCGTTTTAGCACAAATTCAGGGCAAAATTGCCGTTTTCCTTTGCCCACAGCTTATCCACAAGCGCGGAAATGTGACACAAACGGGTTATATTTGCGCTTCGTTGATCATTACAGAATAACCTGTAAACCAATAACTAATGATAGAAAACCAGGATAATCTAGAAAATCCCGAGAACCTGGACGGTGGCGATGAAAGTCGTATCGTCAGGATCAACATTGAAGAGCAAATGAAAACGGCTTACATCGACTATTCCATGTCGGTGATCGTGGGCCGTGCCTTGCCCGATGTGCGGGACGGTTTGAAGCCGGTGCACCGCCGCGTTTTGTTTGGGATGAAAGAATTGGGCAACACCAGCAACAAACCCTATAAAAAATCCGCCCGTATCGTAGGGGAGGTGATGGGTAAATATCACCCCCACGGCGATGCTTCCATTTATGACACCATTGTACGCCTGGCCCAGCCCTGGTCCATGCGTTACCCGATGGTAGACGGTCAGGGTAACTTTGGTTCCGTGGATGGCGATATGCCCGCGGCCATGCGTTACACCGAGATCCGCCTCCAGAAGATCGCGGAAGCCCTCCTGGAAGACCTGGATAAAGAAACGGTAGATTTTACCCTCAACTTTGATGATACCCTCGAAGAGCCTACCGTGTTGCCCACCCGCATTCCCAACCTGCTGGTGAATGGTGCGGCCGGTATTGCCGTAGGCATGGCTACCAATATCATGCCCCACAACCTTTCCGAAGTGGTGGACGCCTGCGTGGCCTTCATCGATAACCGGGACATCACCATCGAAGAGATCACCAAACACCTGAAAGCACCCGACTTCCCCACCGGCGGTATCATTTACGGCTACGAGGGCGTGAAGCAGGGCTTTGAAACCGGCCGTGGCCGCGTGGTGGTGAGAGGCCGCATCAACGTGGAAACCTCCAAGGCCGGCCGCGAAAGACTGGTGATCTATGAACTGCCCTACCAGATCAACAAAGCCATCCTGCACCAGAAAATTGCACAGCTGGTAAACGATAAGATCATTGAAGGCATCTCCGATGTACGCGATGAATCTGACCGCGAAGGTATGCGCCTGGTGATAGACCTGAAGCGCGAAGCGATTGCCAACGTGGTGATCAACCAGCTCTTCAAGTATTCAGAACTGCAAACTTCTTACGGCATCAATAATGTGGCCCTGGTAAAAGGCCGCCCGCGTATCCTCAACATCAAGGAAATGCTGAGCGAGTTCGTGGAATTCCGCCATGAAGTAGTGGTACGCCGTACCAGCTATGAATTGCGCGAAGCGGAAAAACGCGCCCACATCCTGGCCGGCTATCTCATTGCCCTGGACCACCTGGACGAAGTGATCGCCCTGATCCGCAGCTCTAAAACCCCGGATGAAGCGAAAGATGGCTTGATCAGCAACTTCCAGCTGTCCGATATCCAGGCCAAAGCTATCCTAGAACTGCGCCTGCAGCGCCTCACCGGCATGGAACGCGACAAGATCCGCGAGGAGTACGAAGAAGTGATGAAACTCATTGCCCACCTGAAAGATATCCTGGCAAATGAAGGCCTGCGCTTCCAGATCATCAAGGACGAACTGGAAGACGTGAAGAAACGTTTTGGAGACGAACGCAAGACCGAGATCCAGTACCTGGCCAGCGAAATGCGCATTGAAGATATCATTGCCGAAGAAGATGTGGTGATCACCATTTCCCACCTCGGTTATATCAAGCGCACGTCCGCTTACGACTTCCGCCAGCAGAAACGCGGCGGCCGTGGCGCCATGGGCGGCAAGACCCGCGATGAGGACTATATTGAGCACCTCTTCGTGGCCTCTACCCACCACACCATGCTGTTCTTCACCGAAAAGGGCCGTTGCTACTGGCTGAAAGTGTACGAGATCCCCGAGGGCGAAAAACAAGGCAAGGGCCGCGCCATCCAGAACCTCATCAACCTGCCGGGCGATGATAAGATCCGCGCCATCATTGACATTAAAGACCTGGGAGACCAGGACTTCATCAATAACCACTTTATCCTGCTCTGTACCAAGAACGGGATCATTAAGAAAACCTTGCTGGAAGAGTTTTCCCGCCCGCGCCAGAACGGCGTGAACGCTATCACCATCAACGATGGGGACCAGCTGCTGGACGTGAAGCTGACCAACGGGAAGAGTGAAGTGATGATGGCCCTCCGCAGTGGCCGTGCCATCCGCTTCCCCGAAGATACCGTGCGCGACACCGGCCGTGGCGCCATTGGCGTACGCGGTATTGAAGTGGACAATGAAAATGACGAGGTAGTTGGTATGATTTCTGCGAACAAGGACGACGACGCGCACACCGTTCTGGTGGTGTCTGAGAAAGGGTTCGGCAAGCGTACCAGCATCGAGGAATACCGCATCACCAACCGGGGTGGAAAAGGAGTGAAAACCATCAGCATCACGGAAAAAACCGGGCGCCTCATTGCCATCCTGAACGTAACCGAGAAGGATGACCTGATGATCACCTGCAAATCCGGCATCACCATCCGCATGTCCGTAAGGGATGTGCGCGAAGCCGGCAGGGCCACGCAGGGCGTACGCCTGATCCGCCTGGATGAAAGCGACGAAATTGCCGCTATTGCCCGCCTGGATGAACAGGAAGAACAGACAGACGCAGTAGAAGAAGGACTGGTACTGGATGCCGCCATCATAGACCCGGCTGCGCTTACAGACGAAGATATGACAGGTGAAACGCCTGCAGATGAGGAAGCAGGTGACGCCGAAGATAACGATGCGCCAACAGAAGAGTAAACTAACAACAGTTAAATAATAGTGCCGGCATTCCACACGGATGCCGGCACTTATCGCGAAGCTGATAAACGGCTGAATGTAGCAACGCCTGTAGTTTGTGTGCGCCCAGGCCAATGCCAGCAAGCTTTTCGACCATTCAATGAAGCACTGTACAGACCCCGGTCTGGTACAGTTAGCCCATACTTTTACTGAAACCTTTTAAAATTTTAACTGCGCGCCTAGCCCGCACCTTAAATTAAGAGCACATGAAAAAACTAATGGTATCTCTTCTCTTTTGCTCGGCCACGATGGCTGCCATGGCACAGAGAGCAAAAGTGAACAGTGCAGAAGATTACCTGAAAAGCAACGAACCGGAGAAAGCACAGGCAGACATCAACGCTGCCCTGCAGAATGACAAGACGAAGAACGATGCGAAGACCTGGTACGTAAAAGGAAAGGTAGATGAAGCACTGTCCGTTAAAAGCAAAAGCGTTCCCCTGGCGGATTCTGCTTACGAAGCTTACAAAAAAGCACTGGACATCAACCCCAAGCTGCCAGACGCTGTACTGGAAATGCACCAGCGTATGTATAACCTCTATGCCATCATTGGCAACGCAGGTTATGAAGCCCTGAACAACCAGCACTGGGATAGCGCCGCCACTTACTTTGACCGCGCGCAGGACCTGGCCGCTTACTATAACAGTAAGAACATGGCCGGCACCATTGCCACGGATACCAACATGATCTTCTACTCCGGCTATGCCCTGCAACAGGCCGGCCAGAAAGATTCCGCGCTGGTACGCCTGCAGAAAGCCGCTGACCTGCAGTTCAACAAGGAAGCTGCCCTGTACGTGGTACTGGGCCAGGACTACGAAGAAAAAGGCGACAACGAAAAATGGCTGAAAGCGATCGAAGACGGCAAGAAGCTGTTCCCGAAAGACAAGCGCTTCAACGATATGGAAATGGTGTACTACGCCAAGACCGGTAAAACTTCCGAGCTGACCTCCATGCTGGATAAAAAGCTGGCAGAAAACCCGAACGATTTTGCCACCGTACTGGATTACGCCATCCGCATGGATAACATGGCTAACCCCCACAACGAAAAAGGCGAAGACGCTCCCAAACCCGCTAACTACGATGAACTGATGACCAAAGCAGAAAATGGTTATAAGAAAGCCGTAGAACTGAATGGCAGCGATGCAGTAGCCAACTTCCAGCTGGGCGCCCTGTACTTCAACCGCGCCGTAGGTTTCAACAAGGAACTGAACGCCATGGACAGTAAAGGCCAGGGTTCTCCCAAAGGCAAGGAACTGCAAACCAAAGTAGAAGGCCTTATGAACCAGGCACTGCCCTTCTTTGAGAAAGCAGAAGAAGGTTTTGCCGCTAAAGGCACCAGCATTGAGCCCAGCGACAAACAGACCTACCAGAGCTGCCTGTACGCCCTGCAAAAGATCTATGCGATCAAGAACCAGAACGACAAGGTTGACGCCGTGAAGAAGAAACTCGAAGCACTGTAAGTCAATTCCAGGAACAGATAAGATCCGGCACCGGATCCTGTCGAAATATTTTTGTAAAAAGCGCTTGCCGGACGGCAGGCGCTTTTTGCGTTAAAACATATGATAATTTCATTATATTTACAGCAACTATCCATTCCTATGAAAGCCATTCCCTCATCCCGGCGCCTGCGCGCTGTGCTTGTGTTCTTTTGCGGCGCATTGCTCTCCACCCTTTCCCTCCACGCGCAAACCACCGATGCCCACGTAACCTTCAGCGCACCCATTGAAGAACCGGCGTCCGGCTGGTGCAAGCTGCTGCTGCTTAAGAACGGCAACACCTGCTTCCTCCGCTTTACCCGCCGCGATGGCATCCTGGTGGGCATGTACGACACTGCGCATGCCCTGCTGCAAACAGATACCATCACCAGCAACCTCTGGGAGGTGAAGTCCATGGCAGACGCAGAACTGGACGGCGTTTACGAGATCAATGGAGATGTAGTGATCTTTATACAACAACTTATCAAATACAGGCCCACCCTTATCCGTATGGTGCTGGACGGCCAGAACGGCCACCTGGTACGGGAAGACAAACTGGGTGAGCTGGCTTCCATCCAGAAACGCCAGGTATATGCACTGAACAACGCAGCCTCGCATGATTGCTATGTTGAAAAAGACCCACGCTCCGGTTACTACGCTGTGGCCTTTTTCAACGGTACAGAACTGGCGCACGATAGTACGGATGCCACTCATGTGCAGGTGGTGCATTATGCACCGGACCATCACGAGATACACCGCGCCAGCTACTACACGCCAGACAGCAGCTATGATTACTACAGTTACCTCCACATGCAGGTACAGGGTGGGGAAGCGGTATACCTGGCCAGCATGGCCTTCAACACGCATACCAGCAAGCGGGAAGAGGATTCCCGCCTGATGATAGCCCGCCTGGGCGCTACAGACACGGCTTTTCGCTTCCAGGCGGCAGACCGCCAGCACAATGCAGGTTACGCCAGCGGCATGCTGCAATGCCTGCCCGGCCAGCCGGTACGCCTGCTGGTGACCATGATGCCGGCAGAAATGAGCCGGAAAAAAGTACAGGGCAACCTGCCCGTGTACTACCTGCGTTTTGACGCACAAACCCTGAAGCCCCTGGACCAGGAAACCCTGCCCATGGCCGCCGCAACCTTGTATGCGAAGGCACACCTGCAGTACCAGGATGACTACAGCGGGATGCTGCAACAGTGGCTGCCCCTGGCAGACGGATCGTCCCTGCTGCTGCAGGAATCCGTGCGCCAGTTCATCCAGGGAGGCTCCACATTTAATAAAACCATTACGGGGTTGGGAGATGTAGGCATTACCCACCTGGATGCCAGCGGCAAAGAGCAGCAGGCCGTGGTGATGAACAAGATCCAGTCGGCCGCGGGCACGTATGAGCCTTTCTACCAATACCGCCGCAATAAAACGGAATGGTCTTTCCGCAACCGCACTACCGGCCCCACGGTAAATGGATTCCTGAGTTATGCCTTTGTACAGAATGCCAAAGGGGACTATTTCCTGTACAACCAACTGGTGTCTACCACACCGGGCGATTACACCGTAGCCACCCGTCCGCTGAGAACTATAACAGAAGCGGGTTTGGTGTGCTATCACTATGTGGACGGGCAAATGCTGCAGCTGAAATTATTCCCGCCCCAGACCTCGCTCACGGAGGCGCCTAAATACTATGCCTGCATGCTGGATGCCTCCGCAGACGATGCCGCCCGCAACCGCTATGCCACCATAATGATAGCGCATAATGATACAGAGCGCAAGGCTTACCTGGCCTGGATCTCCTTTTAGATACCGCCCTGTTATTAAAAAAGGTATGGAATACACACTTCCTGGAAAATAGAAGTAGGGGTATTCAATACCTTTTTTTATTTTTCAGGAATAGTGCACTTTAAATTACACGTATGAAAACACTCCTCGCTATCCTGGTCCTTACTTTCCTGTTGCCCCTGGCCCTGAAAGCGGGCCCGGGCCCCAGCTACTGGAATGAGATCCAGGCTTTCAAAAGGGCCGACAGTATTGCATTCCCGGCTGCCAATGGTATTCTGTTCATCGGCAGTTCTTCCTTTACCAAGTGGACGGATGTGAAAGAATATTTCCCGGGATACCCGATCATTAACCGCGGTTTTGGAGGCTCCACCCTGGAAGACGTGATCCGTTATGTGTATGACATTGTGCTGCCTTACAAACCCAAGCAGGTGGTGGTGTATTGTGGTGATAACGACCTGGCGCATGATGTGCCGGCGGATGAAGTGGTGCTGCGTTTCAAGACCCTGTTTGCCATGATCCGTACCAACCTGCCCCATGCACGGATAGACTTTGTATCCATCAAAAAGAGCCCCAGCAGGGCCAAGTTTTATGCAGCCGTTGATCGGGTGAACCACACCCTAGCACAGTTCCTGAAAAAGCAGCCGAATGCGGATTATATTGACGTGACCACCGGCATGCTGGACGCCAGCGGACAGCCGCGGGAAGAGCTTTTCCTGCCGGACCGCCTGCATATGAAACCGGCCGGTTATGCGATCTGGAAAACTGCCATGCTCCCTTATCTGCTGAAATAATGAAAATATTCAGGATCCTTTACGTACAGGTACTGGCCGGCATATTGCTGGGTATCCTCTGTGGCTGGCTGTGGCCGGGCTTTGCACCGGTGGCGAAGGTGATCAATGAAACGTTCATCAACATGATCCGCATGGTGATAGCGCCCTTCATTTTCCTTACCATCGTATCGGGCGTGGCCGGTGCCGGCAATATGCGCCAGGTAGGCCGTGTAGGCGGCAAGGCATTGCTGTATTTTGAAGTAGTGACCACCTTTGCACTCATAGTGGGCGTGGTGGTGGCCAATGTGATCAAGCCCGGCGCCGGCGTGGAGTTCAAGGCAATAGATGCCGCCAAGGTGGCGGCGTACGCGGAGAAAGGCAAAGAAATGAACTGGGGTGAATTTTTCTCTCATATTGTGCCGGCAAACGTGGTAGATGCCTTTGCCAAAGGCGATATCCTGCAGGTACTGTTCTTCAGCATCCTTTTTGCCTTTGGGCTGCGCATGCTGGGCGATGCGGGTAACGGGTTGCTGGTCACCTTTAACCGGCTGAACAAAGTCCTGTTCAACGTGCTCAAGATCGTGATGAAAGTGAGCCCCATCGGCGCTTTCGGCGGGATGGCGTTCACCATTGGGATGTTTGGCTTTAAGACGCTGGCGGTGCTGGGCAAACTGTTGCTTACCTTCTATGTAACAGGCTTCCTGTTCATTTTCGTAGTGCTGTGGGCCATTTGCCGCAGCCAGGGCATCAGCCTCTGGAAATTACTGGGCTATATCAAAGCGGAGATCCTCATTGTAATAGGGGCCAGCAGCAGCGAATCCGTATTGCCTACCATCATGCAAAAGCTTACATACGCAGGCTGCGATAAAGAGGTGGTAGGCCTGGTGGTGCCCGCGGGCTACAGCTTTAACCTGGATGGCACTACCATTTACCTGAGCCTTAGCATCATCTTCCTGGCACAGGTCTTCCACGTAAACCTTTCCCTGGGCCAGGAACTTACGGTGATCGGTATCCTGATGCTTACCAGCAAGGGGGCGGCGGGCGTATCCGGCAGTGGTTTTATTGTGCTGGCCTCCACGCTTACCGCCCTGAAAGTGATACCGGTAGAGGGTTTGGGCATGCTCTTCGGGGTAGACCGGTTTATGAGTGAAGGCCGCGCCGTGATCAATGTGATTGGCAATACGGTGGCCGCTGTGGTGATCTCCAAAAATGAAAAAGCCCTTGATGAAAAACGTTTTCATGAAGTGGTGCATCTTAAACAACCTACCCAAACAAGCGATATATGAAACCCAATGTGATCATCAGTTATTGTCCCAAATGCGGGTGGCTGCTGCGTTCCGCCTGGATGGCACAGGAGCTGCTCACCACTTTTACGGATGACCTGCAAGGTGTATCCCTGCAACCCGCAGCGATCAACGGCACTTTTAAGGTCTGGGTAAATGATACGCTCCTTTGGGACCGCAAGCGGGAACAGGACTTCCCCGACATCAAAGTATTGAAACAACTGGTGCGCGACATTGCCGCGCCGGGGAAACCGTTGGGACATAGTGACAAGCCGGCAGAGTAGGGGGCTTCCGGGTATTAGACACGCGGGTAAATTTTTCAACACGTGTAGTGGATCATTATATCCATTTTTTGTTTATTTTTTACAACGGAAAGATTTACAATCTTTTCTAGTACGCATTTATCCCGGTGTGGTGCTTACTACCCGTCACTGTTACGCATGTACCAGGCTTTGTACTTAATACTTACTACCTAATACATCCCACCCAATATGACCGTCCGCCGTAATTCCGCTATCATCTTCGTTGTCATCGCGGTGCTCATTGATTTCATGGGCATTGGTCTTATTGCCCCCATCATTCCTAAATTGCTGGAGCAGCTTACAGGAAAAGGGTTGAGTGATTCCGCGGGGTACAGTGGGTGGTTGTCATTTGTATATGCGTTGCTATTGTTCTTTTGCGCGCCCATTATGGGCAACCTGAGCGACCAGTACGGGAGGCGGCCTTTGCTGCTGATCTCTTTACTGGGACTGGGCGTGGATTACCTGTTCTCCGCTTTTTCGCCTACACTGGGCTGGCTGTTCCTGGGACGGGCCATAGCAGGGCTTTGCGGTGCCAGTATCACTACGGCCAGCGCCTACATTGCGGATGTGAGCACGCCGGAAAACAGGGCCCAGAATTTTGGGCTGATCGGCGCCGCATTTGGCGCCGGCTTTGTACTGGGACCGGCCCTGGGCGGGCTGGTGGCGCATTGGGGCGTGCGGGCACCTTTTATAGCGGCGGCCTGCCTGTCGTTTTGCAATGCCACGTTTGGTTATTTTGTGCTGCCGGAGTCCCTGCTCCCGGAAAACCGCCGCCGGTTTGAATGGAGGCGGGCCAATGCTATCGGCTCCCTGCAGCACCTGCGCCAATACCCGCTGGTATTGGCTTTGGCCGCCGCGTTGTTCTTTATTTACTTATCCGGCCAGTCGTTGCAAAGCACCTGGAATTTTTATACCATGTTTAAGTTTGACTGGTCTGAAGGCATGATCGGCGCCTCGCTTGCGCTGGTGGGGGTAATGACCCTCATTGTGCAGGGAGGGCTTATCCGCATTATTATCCCCAGGGTGGGCAACCGGAACGCTATTTTTCTTGGTTTGCTCATCTATGGTGCCGGTATGACCGCGTTTGCCTTTGCCACCCAGGGCTGGATGATGTTTGGCGCGGCTTTCCTGGCGGCGGCCTTGTGCTGCCTGATCAGTTTTCTGCTGGCCTGGCGTGCGCTCCGTCATTATATGGCACCAAAATAGATTGTTAATTGCCAACCATCTGACAATTGGCAATAGTTATCAATTTAGTCATCTAATAGTTTACCCATGTTCAAACGCCCTTGGATCCGTTATACAGTTTATGCAGCAGGCGGTTTTCTCGTCCTGCTGGTATTGCTGTGGCTGGGCTTTGCATGGTACATCCATCATAACAAGGCCAGGTTGCTGGCCGATATTTCCCGGCAGCTGGAAGGCTCATTGAATGGCAAACTGGCCATCGGCGACATGGAGCCGGCCCTGATAGAAAGTTTTCCCAACGTATCTGTACAACTGCAGGATGTAACGCTGAGTGATAGCCTGGGACCGGAAAAGCATAAGCCCCTCCTGCATGCGGAGGCTATTTACGTACGGGTGAATATCTTTGCCCTTATTCATAAACAAGTGGATGTACGCCAGGTGACCTTTACCAACGGGCAGGTATATCTTTGTGAAGACAGTACCGGCTATTCCAACCTGTACCTGCTGAAACCCAAGCGGGCCGGACGTCCTGGCGTGCGTAAAGGAAACAGTCCTACCGTTGCCAAGGTGGAGCTGCGCAATGTAAACTTCACCTTCGATAATCAGCTGAAGCATAAGCTGTTTAATATAGATATTCAATCCCTGTTCGGGGCCATGCATTATCATGATGGCAACTGGATCTTCAGCACCAATCTCAAAGTTCTTTTTCATTCCTTTGCTTTTAATACCAACAACGGCAGCTTCCTGAAAGAACAGGTACTGGAAGGCGCGCTGGACGTGCATTACGACACGACCAGCCATGTGCTGGACATCCCGCAACAGCGGGTGTACATTGGCGGGCAGCGGGTATCACTGGGATTGCAGTTTGTGCTGCACAAAGAAGCCCCGCGCTTTAGCCTGGAACTACTGGCCAATGACCTGCCTTTTACCACAGCCGCTTCGTGGCTGTCGCACAATATTTCCCGTCATTTTGATACCATTTACCTGGAAAAGCCGGTGGATGTGCAGGCCCATGTCCAGGGCAGCTTATTGCCCGGCACCCAGCCGCACATCCAGGTGAAGTGGCAGACCACCGGCAATACGCTGAGCATTTACGGAAAAGAAATGACTGAGTGTATGTTCAACGGCACGTTTGATAATGAAAAGGAAAAAGGGAAAGGTTATAACGATGAGAATTCCGCTATTACCGCAGTGGGCCTCAAGGCGCGCTATGCCAATATTCCTTTCAGTGCGGATACGCTGCAGGTGGTGAACCTCCTGCACCCCAGGATCCGGGCACATTTCAAGGCTAACTTCCCGCTCACGGATGTAAATGACGCTACTGCCGATCTCTTTAAATTCAGCGATGGTGCGGCCAAGGCCGATCTTTTTTATGAAGGCGGTTTCCTGCCCAATGATACCGTACCGCCCAATATGCAGGGCGTGGTGGAAGTGCAGCATGCCGCGGTGGTATACCTGCCCCGCCAGCTATCCCTGCACAACAGCCAGGTGAAGCTGTACTTTAACGGGGCGGACCTGGAGCTGCATGACATGCGCCTGCAAAGTGATAAGAGCACACTGCTCCTGGATGGCACCGCGCCACATTTCCTGACCCTGTATTTTGAGAACCCTGATAAGATACTGATGGACTTCCAGATCCGGAGCTCCATGCTCAATGCCAATGAGTTCCGGGGCTTTCTGGCAGCGCGCAAACGCAGTGTGAGCAAGGCCGCCCAGCAAAAGGCCCGCCTCAAGGCAGTGGCCCGCCTGGACCAGGTGCTGGAAGCCTGCAGCGTACATCTGCACGCCACCATCGATAAGTTTACCTACCGCCGCTTTAGTGCCAGCAATGTGCGGGCAGATATTACGCTGGCCAAAGACGGCGTGATCGTGAGCCAGGGCTTCCTGGAGCATGCAGGCGGCTCCCTGACGCTGAAAGGCCGCACTTTTAACAAAGGCATGAATGACCCCTTCACGATAGACGCGCAACTGGATAAAGTGCGGGTAGACCAGTTCATGGGGGCGATGAACAACTTTGGCCTGGATGATATCAGCTACAGGAATGTAAAAGGCACCTTCTCCGCAAAAGCCCACCTGACGGGCCTCCTGCGCGATGATGGTGAAATGGTGACCAGCGCGCTGAATGGCACCATAAGTTTCAGCCTGGCAAATGGCGCCCTGGTTAAAGTGCCCATGTTTGAGAACATTGCCAAATTCTTTCCCCGCCGCAACCTGGATAATATCACCTTTGACGACGTGTCCAATACCTTTACCATCCGCAACGGCGTTGTGAGCATACCGCCCATGCACATTGCCACCAGCGCCGTGGTGATGGATGTGAAAGGCACCTATGCACTGGGCAAGCTGAAGGGTACTAACCTGCAGCTGGATGTGCCCATCCGCAACCCCCGTAAAGACAAAGACATTGCAGACGATGAGAAGCGGAAAAAGCGCCGCCGCCGCGGCATTGTACTGCACTTCAATGCAGTGGACGGCCCCGGTGGGAAGGTAAAACTGAAGCTGGGCAAGAACGAAGATGCCAACGTGGTGGACGATGAAAATTAGTTACCTTTGCCGCTTAACTACAAACCGCACTATCGTCTCTTCGGGGAAGGAAAGTCCGGACAGCGCAGAGCAACGCACCACCTAACGGGTGGGGTGCCGGTGCAAACCGGCACACAGACAGTGCCACAGAAAATAACCGCCGGGCGGCAACGCCAGGTAAGGGTGAAAAAGTAGGGTAAGGGCCTACAGGCAGTGGTGGTAACATCATTGCAGGGTAAACCTTGCGTGCTGAAATGCCATGTATACGGTCGCTTAGGGCTGCTCGTCCAAGACCGAGGGTAGGCAGATACAGGTAGCGCGTGAGCGTTATCGCAGATAAATGATAGTGGATCCTGCGCCCGCAGGATTACAGAATCCGGCTTATAGGTTTGTAGTTTTTTTTAATTACCTTGGAACATACTGGTTAAACAATCACGACAATTTTATTCCACTGACACAAACACACCCTTACAACCAATATTTATGAACGCAAGAGATGAAAGGACCTGGGCCACGCTGACGCACCTGGGTGGCTTATTTGGTATATGGTTCTTCAGCCCCGTGGGCAACGTGCTGGTGCCTCTGGTGCTATGGCTTATCAAACGGAATGAATCTGCCTTTGTAGATGACCAGGGCCGGGAAGCCGTAAATTTCCAGATCACCATGAGTATTCTTTCCCTCGTATTGGGCGTTGCTGGCTGGATCATTTTCAGCGTTTTCAACCTGCTGGATTCCGTGGTATTCTGGCACAGCGATTTCACTTTCTTTCCCCATATTTTCTTCTTCCATAACGGAGGCCTCAGCATGGTAGCGGCCGTCCTGAGCATGGTGTTTGCCATCATTGCCGCTACCCGTGCCAATAATGG
Coding sequences:
- a CDS encoding DUF4870 domain-containing protein, with the translated sequence MNARDERTWATLTHLGGLFGIWFFSPVGNVLVPLVLWLIKRNESAFVDDQGREAVNFQITMSILSLVLGVAGWIIFSVFNLLDSVVFWHSDFTFFPHIFFFHNGGLSMVAAVLSMVFAIIAATRANNGIAYRYPLSLRLVK
- a CDS encoding AsmA family protein, whose protein sequence is MFKRPWIRYTVYAAGGFLVLLVLLWLGFAWYIHHNKARLLADISRQLEGSLNGKLAIGDMEPALIESFPNVSVQLQDVTLSDSLGPEKHKPLLHAEAIYVRVNIFALIHKQVDVRQVTFTNGQVYLCEDSTGYSNLYLLKPKRAGRPGVRKGNSPTVAKVELRNVNFTFDNQLKHKLFNIDIQSLFGAMHYHDGNWIFSTNLKVLFHSFAFNTNNGSFLKEQVLEGALDVHYDTTSHVLDIPQQRVYIGGQRVSLGLQFVLHKEAPRFSLELLANDLPFTTAASWLSHNISRHFDTIYLEKPVDVQAHVQGSLLPGTQPHIQVKWQTTGNTLSIYGKEMTECMFNGTFDNEKEKGKGYNDENSAITAVGLKARYANIPFSADTLQVVNLLHPRIRAHFKANFPLTDVNDATADLFKFSDGAAKADLFYEGGFLPNDTVPPNMQGVVEVQHAAVVYLPRQLSLHNSQVKLYFNGADLELHDMRLQSDKSTLLLDGTAPHFLTLYFENPDKILMDFQIRSSMLNANEFRGFLAARKRSVSKAAQQKARLKAVARLDQVLEACSVHLHATIDKFTYRRFSASNVRADITLAKDGVIVSQGFLEHAGGSLTLKGRTFNKGMNDPFTIDAQLDKVRVDQFMGAMNNFGLDDISYRNVKGTFSAKAHLTGLLRDDGEMVTSALNGTISFSLANGALVKVPMFENIAKFFPRRNLDNITFDDVSNTFTIRNGVVSIPPMHIATSAVVMDVKGTYALGKLKGTNLQLDVPIRNPRKDKDIADDEKRKKRRRRGIVLHFNAVDGPGGKVKLKLGKNEDANVVDDEN